In the genome of Pseudomonas sp. P5_109, one region contains:
- the mreC gene encoding rod shape-determining protein MreC, with amino-acid sequence MLVVLSVALMVVDARFSLLKPARSQMSLVLMDAYWITDLPGRLWEGVASQFGSRTELVAENEKLKSENLLLQGRMQKLASLTEQNVRLRELLNSSALVNEKVEVAELIGMDPNPFTHRIIINKGERDGVVLGQPVLDARGLMGQVVELMPYTSRVLLLTDSTHSIPVQVNRNGLRAIASGTGNPERLELRHVADTADIKEGDLLVSSGLGQRFPAGYPVATVKEVIHDSGQPFAIVRAVPTAALNRSRYLLLVFSDTRTPEERANDAAQAQESLDAQGGGPIIPATVPKLVTPAVPAAAPAAPAAPATATPVTAAPVKPATAPAKPAAAKPPATKPVAAKPAAKPPASAPATPVGRE; translated from the coding sequence GTGCTGGTCGTGCTATCGGTCGCGCTGATGGTGGTCGATGCCCGTTTCAGTCTGCTCAAGCCCGCACGCAGCCAGATGTCGCTGGTGCTGATGGACGCCTACTGGATCACCGACCTGCCCGGACGACTGTGGGAAGGCGTTGCCAGTCAGTTTGGCAGCCGGACCGAACTCGTCGCCGAAAACGAAAAACTCAAAAGCGAAAACCTGCTGTTGCAGGGGCGCATGCAGAAGCTTGCCTCCCTGACCGAGCAGAACGTTCGGCTGCGTGAGTTGCTCAACTCTTCGGCCCTGGTCAATGAAAAGGTCGAAGTGGCCGAGTTGATCGGCATGGACCCCAATCCCTTCACCCATCGCATCATCATCAATAAAGGTGAGCGCGACGGCGTGGTCCTCGGCCAGCCGGTGCTCGATGCCCGTGGTCTGATGGGGCAGGTGGTGGAGTTGATGCCTTATACCTCCCGCGTTCTGCTGCTGACCGACTCCACTCATAGCATTCCCGTTCAGGTAAACCGTAACGGTCTGCGGGCGATTGCCAGCGGTACCGGCAACCCGGAGCGCCTGGAGTTGCGTCACGTGGCTGACACCGCCGACATCAAGGAAGGTGATTTGCTCGTCAGCTCCGGTCTCGGTCAGCGCTTTCCGGCGGGTTACCCGGTAGCGACGGTCAAGGAAGTGATCCACGATTCCGGCCAGCCGTTCGCCATCGTCCGCGCGGTACCGACCGCCGCATTGAACCGCAGCCGCTACCTGTTGCTGGTCTTCAGCGACACCCGTACTCCGGAAGAACGCGCCAACGATGCGGCCCAGGCCCAGGAAAGCCTGGATGCACAGGGCGGCGGGCCAATCATTCCGGCGACGGTGCCGAAACTGGTCACCCCGGCTGTGCCGGCCGCTGCACCCGCGGCGCCTGCTGCACCTGCCACGGCGACCCCGGTAACCGCTGCGCCGGTAAAACCGGCCACCGCGCCAGCCAAACCGGCGGCCGCTAAACCGCCGGCCACCAAGCCCGTTGCTGCGAAGCCTGCCGCCAAGCCGCCGGCCTCTGCGCCGGCCACTCCTGTGGGAAGAGAATAA
- the mreB gene encoding rod shape-determining protein MreB — MFKKLRGMFSSDLSIDLGTANTLIYVRERGIVLNEPSVVAIRTHGNQKSVVAVGTEAKRMLGRTPGNIAAIRPMKDGVIADFSVCEKMLQYFINKVHENSFLQPSPRVLICVPCKSTQVERRAIRESALGAGAREVFLIEEPMAAAIGAGLPVEEARGSMVVDIGGGTTEIALISLNGVVYAESVRVGGDRFDEAIITYVRRNYGSLIGESTAERIKQEIGTAYPGGEVREVDVRGRNLAEGVPRAFTLNSNEVLEALQESLATIVQAVKSALEQSPPELASDIAERGLVLTGGGALLRDLDKLLAQETGLPVIVAEDPLTCVARGGGRALEMMDKHTMDLLSSE, encoded by the coding sequence ATGTTCAAGAAACTGCGTGGCATGTTTTCCAGCGATCTTTCCATTGACCTGGGCACTGCCAACACCCTTATTTACGTGCGCGAGCGCGGTATCGTCCTGAATGAGCCCTCCGTTGTGGCCATTCGGACACACGGTAACCAGAAAAGTGTCGTTGCTGTCGGCACCGAAGCCAAGCGCATGCTCGGCCGTACACCGGGCAACATTGCTGCCATTCGTCCGATGAAGGACGGCGTGATCGCCGACTTCAGCGTTTGCGAAAAAATGCTGCAGTACTTCATCAACAAGGTTCACGAAAACAGCTTCCTGCAGCCGAGCCCTCGCGTGTTGATCTGCGTTCCATGCAAATCCACCCAGGTTGAGCGTCGCGCCATCCGCGAATCGGCCCTCGGTGCCGGTGCCCGTGAAGTATTCCTGATCGAAGAGCCAATGGCCGCTGCGATCGGTGCCGGCCTGCCGGTTGAAGAAGCTCGCGGTTCGATGGTCGTGGATATCGGTGGTGGTACCACCGAAATCGCGCTGATCTCCCTGAACGGTGTGGTTTACGCCGAATCCGTCCGCGTTGGCGGCGACCGCTTCGACGAAGCGATCATCACCTACGTGCGTCGCAACTACGGCAGCCTGATCGGCGAATCCACCGCCGAGCGCATCAAGCAGGAAATCGGTACCGCCTACCCGGGCGGCGAAGTTCGCGAAGTCGACGTTCGTGGCCGTAACCTGGCCGAAGGCGTTCCACGCGCATTCACCCTGAACTCCAACGAAGTGCTGGAAGCTCTGCAAGAGTCCTTGGCAACCATCGTTCAGGCCGTGAAAAGCGCCCTGGAGCAATCGCCGCCGGAATTGGCTTCCGACATCGCCGAGCGTGGCCTGGTGCTGACCGGTGGTGGCGCCCTGCTGCGTGACCTGGACAAATTGCTGGCCCAGGAAACCGGTCTGCCGGTGATCGTTGCCGAAGACCCGCTGACCTGCGTTGCTCGCGGCGGTGGCCGTGCATTGGAAATGATGGATAAACACACCATGGACCTGCTTTCCAGCGAGTAA
- a CDS encoding Maf family protein has product MKRLYLASGSPRRRELLTQIGVAFCPVSAEFDETPVFQESPTAYVERLARGKAEAGRGVVVSGAPFCVLGADTAVVLDGKILGKPVDQADACAMLMMLSGCEHEVLTAIAVLDGERCESRVVTSRVRFRDISRDEAAAYWASGEPRDKAGGYGIQGLGAVFVAGLNGSYSAVVGLPLCETAELLGHFGIPCWQPLNAL; this is encoded by the coding sequence ATGAAACGGTTGTACCTCGCCTCTGGCTCGCCACGTCGGCGTGAACTGCTCACGCAGATCGGCGTTGCGTTCTGCCCCGTCAGTGCGGAATTTGATGAAACCCCTGTATTCCAGGAATCCCCAACGGCCTATGTCGAGCGTCTGGCGCGCGGCAAGGCCGAGGCCGGGCGCGGCGTTGTCGTGTCCGGCGCACCGTTCTGCGTGCTCGGCGCCGATACCGCCGTGGTGCTCGATGGAAAAATACTCGGCAAACCGGTTGATCAGGCGGATGCCTGCGCCATGCTGATGATGTTGTCAGGGTGTGAGCATGAAGTCCTGACCGCGATCGCCGTGCTCGATGGCGAACGGTGCGAGTCCCGGGTGGTCACCAGTCGCGTGCGTTTTCGTGATATCAGTCGTGACGAAGCCGCAGCCTACTGGGCCAGCGGTGAACCAAGGGACAAGGCGGGCGGTTATGGCATTCAAGGACTGGGTGCGGTGTTTGTCGCCGGGCTCAATGGAAGTTATTCAGCGGTGGTCGGACTACCGCTGTGCGAAACCGCGGAACTGCTCGGCCATTTCGGCATACCCTGTTGGCAACCCCTGAACGCGCTTTAA
- the gatB gene encoding Asp-tRNA(Asn)/Glu-tRNA(Gln) amidotransferase subunit GatB translates to MQWEVVIGLEIHTQLTTRSKIFSGSSTTFGSEPNTQASLIDLGMPGVLPVLNQEAVRMAVMFGLAIDAEIGQHNVFARKNYFYPDLPKGYQISQMELPIVGKGHLDIALEDGTVKRVGITRAHLEEDAGKSLHEEFSGASGIDLNRAGTPLLEIVSEPDMRSAKEAVAYVKAIHALVRYLGICDGNMAEGSLRCDCNVSIRPKGQVEFGTRCEIKNVNSFRFIEKAINSEIQRQIELIEDGGKVIQQTRLYDPNKDETRPMRSKEEANDYRYFPDPDLLPVVIESSFLDDVRATLPELPPQKRERFQEQFGLSVYDASVLATSREQADYFEKVASIGGDAKLAANWVMVELGSLLNKQGLDIEESPVSAELLGGMLLRIKDNTISGKIAKVVFEAMANGEGSADEIIDKRGLKQVTDTGAISAVLDEMLAANAEQVEQYRAADEAKRGKMFGFFVGQAMKASKGKANPQQVNELLKSKLEG, encoded by the coding sequence ATGCAATGGGAAGTCGTGATCGGGCTGGAGATTCACACCCAGCTCACCACCCGGTCGAAAATCTTTTCCGGTAGTTCCACCACCTTCGGTTCCGAGCCGAACACCCAGGCCAGCCTGATCGACCTGGGCATGCCTGGCGTGCTGCCGGTGCTGAACCAGGAAGCGGTGCGCATGGCGGTGATGTTCGGTCTGGCGATTGACGCCGAGATCGGCCAGCACAACGTGTTCGCCCGTAAAAACTATTTCTACCCGGACCTGCCCAAGGGCTACCAGATCAGCCAGATGGAATTGCCGATCGTCGGCAAGGGCCACCTGGACATCGCCCTGGAAGACGGCACGGTCAAACGTGTCGGCATCACCCGCGCGCACCTGGAAGAAGACGCCGGCAAGAGCCTGCACGAAGAATTCAGCGGCGCCAGCGGCATCGACCTGAACCGTGCCGGCACGCCGTTGCTGGAAATCGTTTCCGAGCCGGACATGCGCAGCGCCAAGGAAGCCGTGGCTTACGTCAAGGCAATCCACGCGCTGGTGCGTTACTTGGGGATTTGCGACGGCAACATGGCCGAAGGCTCGCTGCGTTGCGACTGCAACGTGTCGATCCGTCCGAAAGGCCAGGTCGAGTTCGGCACCCGCTGCGAGATCAAGAACGTCAACTCGTTCCGTTTTATCGAGAAGGCGATCAACTCCGAGATCCAGCGTCAGATCGAGCTGATCGAAGACGGCGGCAAAGTCATCCAGCAGACCCGCCTGTACGATCCAAACAAGGACGAAACCCGTCCGATGCGCAGCAAGGAGGAAGCCAACGACTACCGTTACTTCCCCGATCCGGATCTGCTGCCAGTCGTGATCGAGAGCTCGTTCCTCGATGACGTGCGCGCCACACTGCCAGAATTGCCGCCGCAGAAACGCGAGCGTTTCCAGGAACAGTTCGGTCTGTCGGTCTACGACGCCAGCGTCCTGGCCACCAGCCGCGAGCAGGCCGATTACTTCGAGAAAGTCGCGAGCATCGGCGGCGACGCCAAACTGGCGGCGAACTGGGTGATGGTCGAACTGGGCAGCCTGCTCAACAAGCAAGGCCTGGACATCGAAGAGTCGCCGGTTTCCGCCGAGCTTCTGGGCGGCATGCTGCTGCGCATCAAGGACAACACCATCTCCGGCAAGATCGCCAAGGTAGTGTTTGAAGCGATGGCCAACGGCGAAGGCAGCGCGGACGAGATCATCGACAAGCGCGGCCTCAAGCAAGTGACCGACACCGGCGCCATCTCGGCGGTGCTGGACGAAATGCTCGCGGCCAACGCCGAGCAGGTCGAGCAATACCGCGCCGCAGACGAAGCCAAGCGCGGCAAGATGTTCGGCTTCTTTGTCGGCCAGGCCATGAAAGCCTCCAAAGGCAAGGCCAACCCGCAACAGGTCAACGAACTGCTCAAAAGCAAGCTCGAAGGCTGA
- the mreD gene encoding rod shape-determining protein MreD: MAGVKASRNGWIVWLTFAVGLLLSVSPLPQFMEILRPLWLALLLAFWALNLPQTVGMVTAFCLGLAEDVLYGTLLGQNALILTLITYLVLALQQRLRMFPMWQQSLVILVIFGLAQLVQLWLSALTGNRQPTLALVLPALVSALLWPWISFGLRGLRRRYKIN, encoded by the coding sequence ATGGCCGGTGTAAAAGCATCCCGAAACGGCTGGATTGTCTGGCTGACGTTCGCCGTCGGTCTGCTCTTGAGCGTTTCGCCTCTGCCGCAATTCATGGAAATCCTGCGCCCACTGTGGCTGGCCTTGTTGCTGGCATTCTGGGCGTTGAACCTGCCGCAGACCGTCGGGATGGTGACGGCGTTTTGCCTGGGCCTGGCCGAGGACGTGCTCTACGGCACGCTCCTGGGGCAGAACGCCTTGATCCTGACCCTCATCACGTACCTGGTACTGGCGCTGCAACAACGTCTGCGGATGTTCCCGATGTGGCAGCAGAGCCTGGTGATCCTGGTGATCTTCGGCCTCGCCCAGCTTGTACAGCTGTGGCTCAGCGCCTTGACCGGCAATCGCCAGCCAACGCTGGCGCTGGTATTGCCGGCGCTGGTCAGCGCATTGCTCTGGCCCTGGATCAGTTTCGGTTTGCGCGGACTGCGTCGACGCTACAAAATCAATTAA
- the gatC gene encoding Asp-tRNA(Asn)/Glu-tRNA(Gln) amidotransferase subunit GatC, with product MALERSDVEKIAHLACLGLNDADLPHITSALNSILGLVDEMQAVNTDGIEPLAHPLEASQRLRADVVTETNHREAYQSIAPAVENGLYLVPKVID from the coding sequence ATGGCGCTTGAACGCTCCGACGTGGAAAAAATCGCTCATCTGGCCTGCCTTGGCCTCAATGATGCCGATCTTCCACACATCACTTCGGCCCTCAACAGCATTCTCGGGCTGGTCGACGAAATGCAGGCGGTCAATACCGACGGTATCGAACCGCTGGCCCACCCACTGGAAGCCAGCCAGCGCCTGCGCGCAGACGTCGTGACCGAGACCAATCACCGCGAGGCCTACCAGTCCATCGCACCAGCGGTCGAAAACGGCCTGTACCTGGTTCCGAAAGTCATCGACTAA
- the gatA gene encoding Asp-tRNA(Asn)/Glu-tRNA(Gln) amidotransferase subunit GatA — protein sequence MHQLTLAEIARGLADRKFSSEELTKVLLARIAQLDPQLNSFISLTEDLALTQAKAADARRANGESGALLGAPIAHKDLFCTQGIRTSCGSKMLDNFKAPYDATVVAKLAAAGAVTLGKTNMDEFAMGSANESSYYGAVKNPWNLEHVPGGSSGGSAAAVAARLLPAATGTDTGGSIRQPAALTNLTGLKPTYGRVSRWGMIAYASSLDQGGPMARTAEDCAILLQGMAGFDPNDSTSIDEPVPDYSASLTGSLQGLRIGVPKEYFSAGLDPRIAELIHNSVKELEKLGAVIKEISLPNMQHAIPAYYVIAPAEASSNLSRFDGVRFGYRCENPVNLIDLYKRSRGEGFGPEVQRRIMVGAYALSAGYYDAYYLKAQKIRRLIKNDFMAAFNEVDIILGPTTPNPAWKLGAKNSDPVAAYLEDVYTITANLAGLPGLSMPAGFVDGLPVGVQLLAPYFQEGRLLNVAHQYQLHTDWHTRTPTGF from the coding sequence ATGCATCAATTGACTCTGGCCGAGATCGCCCGCGGACTCGCCGATAGAAAGTTTTCCTCCGAAGAGCTGACCAAAGTCCTGCTGGCGCGCATCGCCCAGCTCGATCCGCAGCTCAACAGTTTCATCAGCCTCACCGAGGACCTGGCGCTGACGCAGGCGAAAGCCGCCGACGCCCGCCGGGCCAATGGTGAGAGCGGCGCCCTGCTCGGCGCGCCGATCGCCCACAAAGACCTGTTCTGCACCCAGGGCATTCGCACCAGCTGCGGCTCGAAGATGCTCGACAACTTCAAGGCACCGTACGACGCCACGGTCGTCGCCAAGCTGGCCGCTGCCGGGGCCGTGACCCTGGGCAAGACCAACATGGACGAATTCGCCATGGGTTCGGCCAACGAGTCGAGCTACTACGGCGCGGTGAAGAACCCGTGGAACCTCGAACACGTACCGGGCGGTTCGTCCGGCGGCTCCGCTGCGGCAGTTGCCGCTCGTCTGTTGCCAGCCGCTACCGGCACCGACACCGGCGGTTCAATCCGTCAGCCGGCGGCCCTGACCAACCTCACCGGCCTGAAACCGACGTACGGTCGCGTTTCGCGCTGGGGCATGATTGCCTACGCCTCCAGTCTCGATCAGGGCGGCCCGATGGCGCGCACCGCCGAAGACTGCGCAATATTGTTGCAAGGTATGGCCGGCTTCGATCCGAACGACTCCACCAGCATCGATGAACCCGTGCCGGACTACAGCGCCAGCCTTACCGGCTCGCTGCAAGGCCTGCGCATCGGCGTGCCGAAAGAGTATTTCAGTGCCGGTCTCGACCCGCGCATCGCCGAGCTGATCCACAACAGCGTCAAGGAGCTGGAAAAGCTCGGCGCCGTGATCAAGGAAATCAGCCTGCCGAACATGCAGCACGCGATTCCTGCGTACTACGTGATCGCCCCGGCGGAAGCGTCCTCCAACCTGTCGCGTTTCGACGGCGTGCGCTTCGGCTACCGCTGCGAAAACCCGGTCAACCTGATCGACCTGTACAAGCGTTCCCGTGGCGAAGGCTTCGGGCCGGAAGTGCAGCGCCGGATCATGGTCGGTGCCTATGCACTGTCCGCCGGTTACTACGACGCCTACTACCTCAAGGCGCAGAAGATCCGTCGCTTGATCAAGAACGACTTCATGGCAGCCTTCAATGAGGTCGACATCATCCTCGGCCCAACCACGCCGAACCCGGCCTGGAAGCTTGGCGCCAAGAACAGCGACCCGGTTGCCGCGTACCTGGAAGACGTCTACACCATCACCGCCAACCTCGCAGGTCTGCCGGGCTTGTCCATGCCTGCAGGTTTTGTCGACGGCCTGCCGGTCGGCGTGCAACTGCTCGCCCCGTATTTCCAGGAAGGTCGCCTGTTGAACGTTGCCCACCAGTATCAGTTACACACTGACTGGCACACCCGCACCCCAACCGGCTTCTGA